A single genomic interval of Mycolicibacterium holsaticum DSM 44478 = JCM 12374 harbors:
- a CDS encoding SDR family oxidoreductase: MAEAPLSGKTMFISGASRGIGLAIAKRAAADGANIALIAKTAEPHPKLPGTVYTAAKELEEAGGQALPIVGDIRDGDSVTAAVAKTVEQFGGIDICVNNASAINLGSITEVPLKRFDLMNGIQVRGTYAVSQACIPHMIGRENPHILTLSPPVRLESKWLKPTAYMMAKYGMSLCALAIAEELRDQGIASNTLWPRTMVATAAVQNLLGGDEAMGRARKPDVYADSAYVILTKPSREYTGNSLLCEDVLLESGVTDLSVYNCVPGAELGVDLWVDTPNPPGYTGP; the protein is encoded by the coding sequence ATGGCAGAAGCACCGCTATCCGGGAAAACCATGTTCATCTCCGGCGCCAGCCGCGGTATCGGCTTGGCCATCGCCAAGCGCGCCGCCGCCGACGGGGCCAATATCGCGTTGATCGCCAAGACCGCCGAGCCGCATCCCAAGCTGCCCGGCACGGTGTACACCGCGGCCAAGGAGCTCGAAGAGGCCGGCGGGCAGGCGCTGCCGATCGTCGGCGATATCCGCGACGGCGACTCGGTGACCGCCGCGGTCGCCAAGACGGTCGAGCAGTTCGGCGGCATCGACATCTGTGTGAACAACGCATCGGCGATCAACCTCGGCTCGATCACCGAAGTGCCGCTCAAGCGCTTCGACCTGATGAACGGCATCCAGGTGCGCGGCACGTACGCGGTTTCGCAGGCCTGCATTCCGCACATGATCGGCCGCGAGAACCCGCACATCCTGACGTTGTCGCCGCCGGTCCGGCTGGAGTCCAAATGGCTGAAACCGACCGCGTACATGATGGCCAAGTACGGGATGTCGTTGTGCGCGTTGGCGATCGCCGAGGAGCTGCGCGATCAGGGCATCGCCTCCAACACGCTGTGGCCGCGCACCATGGTGGCCACCGCGGCGGTCCAGAACCTGCTCGGCGGCGACGAGGCGATGGGCCGGGCCCGCAAGCCCGACGTCTACGCGGACTCCGCCTACGTCATCCTGACCAAACCCTCACGCGAGTACACCGGCAACAGCCTGCTGTGCGAGGACGTGCTGCTGGAATCCGGCGTCACCGACCTCTCGGTGTACAACTGCGTCCCAGGCGCGGAACTGGGTGTTGACCTGTGGGTGGACACGCCCAACCCGCCGGGATACACCGGGCCGTAG
- a CDS encoding acyl-CoA thioesterase domain-containing protein, which produces MGGHAQPAGIHRAVAEVLTGADFDLDGGQRDGPISRYARELPEHWCFGGRAFGGYTSALALAAVFAHTGRTAAASLSVTFVEAGVPGPVELLARTIRGGRIAEAVEVTISQAGRTILIASSWLADGWLGPPSVDAPVPFERYGTASSPLPDPDEGTPLDWLRDEWAPLRFARRRGIDYPDSLTGFHRGRPEVALWVTVDNGQADHDPLRHPQLGDVLHADAHLFDSPGQVTGFVEAWLLSLDLSIIWQPGAHLVPSTAWRLFEGRGSVATSAVSAYGSLRADDGSLLAVLTSQGLVR; this is translated from the coding sequence GTGGGTGGACACGCCCAACCCGCCGGGATACACCGGGCCGTAGCCGAGGTGTTGACCGGAGCCGACTTCGACCTCGACGGCGGACAACGAGACGGGCCGATCAGCCGGTACGCCCGCGAGTTACCCGAGCACTGGTGTTTTGGCGGGCGCGCGTTCGGCGGCTACACATCGGCGCTCGCGCTGGCCGCGGTGTTCGCCCATACCGGCAGAACGGCGGCGGCGTCGCTGTCGGTGACGTTCGTGGAGGCGGGCGTGCCCGGGCCGGTCGAACTCCTCGCGCGCACCATCCGCGGTGGCCGAATCGCCGAGGCGGTGGAGGTCACGATCAGCCAGGCCGGCCGCACCATCCTCATCGCGAGCAGCTGGCTGGCCGACGGGTGGCTCGGGCCGCCTTCGGTCGACGCCCCAGTTCCGTTCGAACGCTACGGAACCGCGTCGTCACCGCTGCCGGATCCGGACGAGGGCACGCCGCTGGACTGGCTTCGAGACGAGTGGGCTCCGCTGCGGTTCGCGCGCCGCCGGGGCATCGACTACCCCGACAGCCTGACGGGGTTTCATCGGGGCCGACCCGAGGTCGCGCTGTGGGTGACGGTCGACAACGGCCAGGCAGACCACGATCCGCTGCGTCATCCGCAGCTCGGTGACGTGCTGCACGCCGACGCGCACCTCTTCGACTCCCCCGGCCAGGTGACCGGGTTCGTGGAGGCCTGGCTGTTGAGCCTGGACCTCAGCATCATCTGGCAGCCCGGCGCGCACCTGGTGCCGTCCACCGCGTGGCGGTTGTTCGAGGGCCGCGGATCGGTTGCCACCAGCGCGGTGTCGGCCTACGGCTCGCTGCGGGCCGACGACGGTTCGCTGCTGGCGGTGCTGACGTCGCAAGGCTTGGTCCGCTGA
- a CDS encoding enoyl-CoA hydratase/isomerase family protein produces the protein MTPSGSLYRTMLAAGDDPDAQRRVRVERRGDRAVVTLDEPQRLNVLSAPLVRQLRRALQDLDADPDVRSVVLTGADPGFSAGGDLKMMDAAVGQLGAPEGTADVWRWIRREFGGIARLIAGSETVFVAALNGAAAGVGLAWALTCDLVIASERAVIVPAFGRLGLIPEVGTSWALTRRLGYQGAFAYYLRGDHIDAHTAYRLGLVQEVVTHDRLMEAADEWCSRIGEMPSHAVAMAKPLLRAAADADWADALTLEEFAEPTCFTTAAFADSVHSMLNQEST, from the coding sequence ATGACACCGTCAGGCTCGCTGTACCGGACGATGCTCGCCGCCGGAGATGATCCTGACGCGCAACGGCGTGTGCGGGTCGAACGCCGCGGCGACCGGGCGGTGGTCACCCTCGATGAACCCCAGCGGCTCAACGTGCTGTCCGCGCCGCTGGTGCGCCAGCTTCGGCGTGCGCTGCAGGATCTCGACGCCGATCCGGATGTGCGTTCGGTGGTTCTGACCGGGGCGGATCCCGGTTTCAGCGCCGGTGGTGACCTGAAGATGATGGACGCCGCCGTCGGACAGCTCGGCGCGCCCGAAGGCACGGCCGACGTCTGGCGCTGGATTCGTCGTGAGTTCGGCGGCATCGCCAGGTTGATCGCCGGTTCAGAAACCGTGTTCGTCGCGGCGCTCAACGGTGCGGCCGCCGGGGTGGGGCTGGCGTGGGCACTGACCTGCGACCTGGTGATCGCCAGCGAGCGCGCGGTGATCGTGCCCGCGTTCGGGCGGCTGGGCCTCATTCCCGAGGTCGGCACCAGTTGGGCGTTGACGCGACGGCTGGGATACCAGGGGGCGTTCGCCTACTACCTGCGCGGTGACCACATCGATGCCCACACCGCATACCGGCTGGGGCTGGTGCAGGAAGTGGTCACCCACGACCGCCTGATGGAGGCGGCCGACGAATGGTGTTCACGCATCGGGGAAATGCCGTCGCATGCGGTCGCGATGGCCAAACCGCTGTTGCGCGCGGCAGCCGACGCCGACTGGGCCGACGCGCTGACCCTCGAGGAGTTCGCCGAGCCGACCTGCTTCACCACGGCCGCGTTCGCCGACAGCGTGCACAGCATGCTGAACCAGGAATCGACCTGA
- a CDS encoding TetR/AcrR family transcriptional regulator: MPESAAGTDARSRLLAAARRCFAADGALSATLDQVRREANVSVGALYHHFPDKLSLATAVYAQLIGQYQAGFLEMLRGHDTAQGGIRGGVAYHLDWVSTHRGEAKLLLGDRLDSERLRESNAAFFGSVRDWWRPHQRYGMLQPMRIGITAALWLGPAQEFSRHWISGPEVTMPPEAVQAFADAAWAALRTKEIRRKET, from the coding sequence GTGCCCGAGAGTGCGGCGGGAACAGATGCGCGCAGCCGGTTACTTGCCGCGGCGCGGCGCTGTTTTGCTGCTGACGGCGCGCTGTCGGCAACGCTGGACCAGGTGCGCCGCGAGGCCAACGTGAGCGTCGGCGCGTTGTATCACCACTTTCCCGACAAGCTCTCGCTGGCCACGGCCGTCTACGCGCAGCTGATCGGTCAGTACCAGGCCGGGTTTCTCGAAATGCTGCGCGGCCACGACACCGCGCAAGGCGGTATCCGCGGCGGCGTTGCCTACCACCTCGACTGGGTGAGCACCCATCGCGGCGAGGCCAAGCTGCTGCTCGGTGACCGCCTCGACAGCGAGCGGTTGCGCGAGTCCAACGCGGCCTTCTTCGGATCGGTGCGCGACTGGTGGCGTCCACATCAGCGCTACGGGATGTTGCAACCGATGCGCATCGGCATCACCGCCGCGCTGTGGCTGGGTCCCGCGCAGGAGTTCAGCCGCCACTGGATCTCGGGCCCAGAGGTCACAATGCCGCCGGAAGCGGTCCAAGCCTTCGCCGACGCGGCCTGGGCGGCGTTGCGCACCAAAGAAATTCGACGAAAGGAAACGTGA